In one window of Gossypium hirsutum isolate 1008001.06 chromosome A01, Gossypium_hirsutum_v2.1, whole genome shotgun sequence DNA:
- the LOC107961051 gene encoding probable disease resistance protein At1g12290, whose amino-acid sequence MALWIAGESEKKNFFVKSGVQLKEQPKAKKWEEVTRMSLMDNQIKNLTEILECPNLQTLFLGSNDLKVIMDDFFNFMPMLRVLDLSHNMKLEELPVGIAKLVSLEHLNLSFTGIRKLPVELKTLAKLKYLNLEWTPYLEIIPQQLISSFSKLQVLKMEGCSYGCLLVLKEMEHLKYLNVLTISFRSASELERASRFNKSFSCAIEAVSLVNFRHSRSLTIMALANLQHLCTLTLSRCMDLEKVKIERNIIKGVGCFHSLRSVILDECNHLRDVSWVTLAPHLEVLRITEYNGLEEIISEEKLGEVAELKGNSNLFSKLEILCLHNLAKLKTIYHHALPFPQLKKIIIVKCGMLKKLPLNSNSTKGQRLVIEGEEGWWKNVEWKDESTRIAFLPSFKPHVF is encoded by the coding sequence ATGGCTTTGTGGATTGCTGGTGAATCTGAGAAGaagaatttttttgtaaaatcagGTGTTCAGTTAAAGGAGCAACCAAAAGCTAAAAAGTGGGAAGAGGTAACAAGAATGTCACTGATggataatcaaattaaaaatctaaCTGAAATATTGGAATGTCCCAATCTCCAAACTTTGTTTCTTGGCAGCAATGATTTGAAGGTAATCATGGAtgatttctttaatttcatgCCGATGCTAAGGGTTCTGGATTTGTCCCATAATATGAAGTTGGAAGAATTGCCAGTAGGAATTGCAAAGTTGGTTTCACTGGAACATCTCAATCTGTCATTTACAGGAATAAGAAAGTTGCCAGTCGAATTGAAGACCCTAGCAAAGCTGAAATATTTGAATCTGGAGTGGACACCGTATCTAGAAATAATCCCACAACAATTGATATCCAGTTTCTCCAAGTTGCAAGTCCTGAAAATGGAGGGATGTAGCTATGGATGTTTATTGGTTTTAAAGGAAATGGagcatttaaaatatttgaatgtgTTGACCATTAGTTTTAGAAGCGCTTCGGAGTTGGAAAGAGCTTCGAGGTTCAACAAGTCCTTTAGCTGTGCCATTGAAGCTGTAAGTCTAGTAAATTTTAGACATTCAAGATCATTGACTATTATGGCTTTAGCAAATCTGCAGCATCTATGTACTTTAACACTCTCGAGGTGTATGGATCTAGAGAAAGTGAAGATCGAACGTAACATAATTAAAGGTGTAGGATGCTTCCATAGCCTTCGATCTGTAATCCTAGACGAATGCAATCATTTGAGGGATGTGAGTTGGGTAACCTTGGCTCCACATTTGGAAGTACTAAGGATAACTGAATACAATGGTTTAGAAGAAATCATCAGTGAAGAAAAACTTGGTGAAGTCGCTGAGCTAAAAGGAAATTCAAACTTATTTTCTAAGCTCGAGATTTTGTGTCTACATAATCTGGCCAAACTAAAGACTATATACCATCATGCTCTGCCTTTCCCACAGCTGAAGAAAATCATAATAGTAAAATGCGGAATGTTGAAGAAGCTCCCACTAAACTCCAATAGTACAAAAGGACAGAGACTAGTCATTGAAGGAGAGGAGGGATGGTGGAAAAATGTAGAATGGAAGGATGAATCCACTCGAATTGCTTTTCTCCCTTCTTTCAAACCTCATGTATTCTAA
- the LOC107944830 gene encoding disease resistance protein SUMM2: MGNIFSISLSLDPIITRCSDCATGQASYICNLEDNLHALQTEVAGLKELRSDLMSRVRIAEDEQRLKRLNQVEGWLSRAETLINDADQLIFQSSQHVDNLCMGGCCSTHPRSSIKFGKQIAKKLQEVKDQKENGDFSDVASKPPPPSSTERPSEPTVGLEFYLNKVWSCLQKEQVGIIGIYGLGGVGKTTLLNQINNKFHDTTHDYHVIWAVASQDLPIERVQEQIAERIGISNNGWKSIDEKAADIFNVLRKKKFALLLDDIWERFDLTRAGVPLPTQGNGSKVIFTTRRVDVCCQMQPNMDNNIGVECLPPGEAFKLFEKKVGSETLRMHPDICKLAEAVVEECAGLPLALITIGRAMASKKTLREWEYAIEVLRQSAASVLPGVGKEMYPKLKFSYDCLPDERFRSSFLYCSLYPEDYFIDKDKLVDFWIGEGFLDEHTNLSSARNQGHFIIGSLIDACLLEKQGNHRIKMHDVIRDMALWIAGESEKEKFFVKSGVQLKEQPKAKKWEEVTRMSLMSNQIENLTEILECPKLQTLFLGSNDLKVIMDDFFNSMPMLRVLDLSSNWNLEELPVGIAKLVSLEHLNLSGTGIRKLPVELKALAKLKYLNLEWTRDLEMIPQQLISSFSKLQVLKMVRCGYGCLLVLEEMEHLKHLNVLTITFRSASELEKASRFNKFFSCAIEVVSLEDFRDSRSLTIMALAKLQHLCTLTLSRCWDLEEVKIERNITEGAGCFHSLRTVILDECNHLRDVSWVTFAPHLEELYILDCKGLEEIISEEKLGEVAELKGNSNLFSKLEILHLWGLPKLKTIYQHALPFPQLKEIYIRRCPMLKKLPLNSNSAKGQRLVIFGEEGCWKDVEWEDESTKIAFLPSFRPF, translated from the coding sequence ATGGGTAATATCTTCTCAATCTCACTTTCACTCGATCCCATCATTACCCGTTGCTCGGATTGTGCGACTGGACAGGCAAGTTATATATGCAACCTCGAAGATAACCTCCATGCTTTACAAACTGAAGTAGCAGGACTGAAGGAGCTCAGGAGTGATCTGATGAGCAGGGTCAGAATTGCTGAAGATGAGCAGCGGCTTAAGCGGCTAAACCAAGTTGAGGGTTGGCTTTCGAGGGCTGAAACTCTGATAAACGATGCTGATCAACtgattttccaaagttctcaGCATGTTGATAATCTATGTATGGGAGGTTGTTGCTCCACTCATCCTAGGTCCAGCATCAAGTTCGGGAAGCAAATTGCCAAAAAACTCCAAGAGGTGAAAGACCAGAAGGAGAATGGAGATTTCAGTGATGTGGCCAGCAAGCCACCACCTCCTTCATCAACTGAAAGACCTAGTGAGCCAACTGTGGGTTTAGAGTTCTATTTGAACAAGGTTTGGAGCTGTCTTCAAAAGGAACAAGTGGGAATTATTGGCATATATGGCTTAGGAGGGGTTGGCAAGACAACCCTCCTAAACCAAATCAATAACAAATTCCATGATACTACCCATGATTACCATGTCATTTGGGCAGTTGCATCGCAAGATCTGCCAATTGAGAGAGTCCAGGAGCAGATTGCCGAAAGAATAGGCATTTCTAATAATGGTTGGAAATCTATTGATGAGAAAGCCGCGGACATCTTCAACGTCTTACGTAAAAAGAAGTTTGCATTGTTGTTAGATGATATATGGGAACGGTTTGATCTCACAAGAGCTGGGGTACCTCTTCCAACACAAGGAAATGGCTCTAAAGTCATTTTCACAACTCGTCGTGTTGACGTGTGCTGTCAAATGCAACCGAACATGGATAATAATATCGGAGTGGAATGTTTACCACCAGGAGAAGCTTTCAAACTATTCGAGAAGAAGGTTGGATCAGAAACCCTTCGAATGCATCCAGATATTTGCAAGTTAGCTGAAGCGGTGGTTGAAGAGTGTGCAGGACTACCTCTCGCTCTCATTACAATTGGGCGAGCCATGGCATCCAAGAAGACCCTTCGAGAATGGGAATATGCCATAGAAGTTTTAAGGCAATCAGCAGCTTCTGTGTTGCCAGGGGTAGGGAAAGAGATGTATCCCAAGTTAAAATTCAGTTATGACTGTTTACCTGATGAAAGGTTCAGATCTTCTTTCTTGTATTGTTCTTTATATCCAGAAGATTATTTCATTGACAAAGACAAACTAGTAGATTTTTGGATCGGGGAAGGATTTTTGGACGAGCATACCAATTTGAGCAGTGCCAGAAACCAGGGACATTTCATTATAGGTTCTCTTATTGACGCATGCTTATTGGAGAAACAAGGTAATCATCGTATAAAGATGCACGATGTGATTCGCGACATGGCTTTGTGGATTGCTGGTGAATCTGAGAAGGAGAAGTTTTTTGTAAAATCAGGTGTTCAGTTAAAGGAACAACCGAAAGCTAAAAAGTGGGAAGAGGTAACAAGAATGTCGCTGATGAGTAATCAAATTGAAAATCTAACTGAGATACTGGAATGTCCCAAACTCCAAACTTTGTTTCTTGGCAGCAATGATTTGAAGGTAATCATGGATGATTTCTTTAATTCTATGCCGATGCTAAGGGTTCTAGACTTGTCCTCCAATTGGAATTTGGAAGAATTGCCGGTTGGAATTGCAAAGTTGGTTTCACTAGAACATCTCAATTTGTCAGGTACAGGAATAAGAAAGTTGCCAGTCGAATTGAAGGCCCTAGCAAAGCTGAAATATTTGAATCTGGAGTGGACACGCGATCTAGAAATGATCCCACAACAATTGATATCCAGTTTTTCCAAGTTGCAAGTACTGAAAATGGTGAGATGTGGCTATGGATGTTTATTGGTTTTGGAGGAAATGGagcatttaaaacatttgaatgtGTTGACCATTACTTTTAGAAGCGCTTCGGAGTTGGAAAAAGCTTCGAGGTTCAACAAGTTCTTTAGCTGTGCCATTGAAGTTGTAAGCCTTGAAGATTTCAGAGATTCAAGATCATTGACTATTATGGCTTTAGCAAAACTGCAGCATCTATGTACTTTAACACTCTCGAGGTGTTGGGATCTAGAGGAAGTGAAGATCGAACGTAACATAACTGAAGGTGCAGGATGCTTCCATAGCCTTCGAACTGTAATCCTAGACGAATGCAATCATTTGAGGGATGTGAGTTGGGTAACTTTTGCTCCACATTTGGAAGAACTATATATATTGGATTGCAAAGGTTTAGAAGAAATCATCAGTGAAGAAAAACTTGGTGAAGTCGCTGAGCTAAAAGGAAATTCAAACTTGTTTTCTAAGCTAGAGATTTTGCATCTATGGGGTTTACCCAAACTAAAGACTATATACCAGCATGCTTTGCCTTTCCCACAGCTGAAGGAAATATACATTAGACGATGCCCAATGTTAAAGAAGCTCCCACTAAACTCCAATAGTGCAAAAGGACAGAGGCTGGTCATTTTTGGAGAGGAGGGATGTTGGAAAGATGTAGAATGGGAGGATGAATCCACTAAAATTGCTTTTCTCCCCTCTTTCAGACCTTTTTAA
- the LOC107960113 gene encoding probable disease resistance protein At1g15890, translating to MGNIFSISLSLDPIITRCWDCATGQASYICNLEDNLHALQAEIAGLKELRSDLMSRVRIAEDEQQLKRLNQVEGCCSTHPSSSIKFGKQIAKKLQEVKDQKENGDFSDVASKPPLPSATERPSEPTVGLESNFNKVWSCLQKEQVGVSGIYGLGGVGKTTLLNQINNKFHDTTHDYHVIWAVASQDRPIERVQDQIAERIGLSNEGWKSKSLDEKAEDIFKRGLPLPTQENGSKVIFTTRRLDVCCQMQPNMDNNIRVECLPPGEAFKLFEEKVGSKTLRMHPDICKLAEAVVEECAGLPLALITIGRAMASKKSPREWEYAIEVLRQSAASVLLGVGKEMYPKLKFSYDCLPDERFRSCFLYCSLYSEDHHIVKDELVDCWIGEGLLDEHATLSSARNQGHFIIGSLIDACLLEKGHYNYGVKMHDVIRDMTLWIAGESEKEKFFVKSGVQLKEQPNAKKWEEVTRMSLMDNQIENLTKILECPNLQTLFLGRNDLKVIMDDFFNSLPMLRVLDLSYNKHLKELPVGIAKLVSLEHLNLLGTGIRKLPVELKALAKLKYLNLEWTVI from the exons ATGGGTAATATCTTCTCAATCTCACTTTCACTCGATCCCATCATTACCCGTTGCTGGGATTGTGCTACTGGACAGGCAAGTTATATATGCAACCTCGAAGATAACCTCCATGCTTTACAAGCTGAAATAGCAGGACTGAAGGAGCTCAGGAGTGATCTGATGAGCAGGGTCAGGATTGCTGAAGATGAGCAGCAGCTTAAGCGGCTAAACCAAGTTGAGG GTTGTTGCTCCACTCATCCTAGTTCCAGCATCAAGTTCGGGAAGCAAATTGCCAAAAAACTCCAAGAGGTGAAAGACCAGAAGGAGAATGGAGATTTCAGTGATGTGGCCAGCAAGCCACCACTTCCTTCAGCAACTGAAAGGCCTAGTGAACCAACTGTGGGTTTAGAGTCCAATTTCAACAAGGTTTGGAGCTGTCTTCAAAAGGAACAAGTGGGAGTTAGTGGCATATATGGCTTAGGAGGGGTTGGCAAGACAACCCTCCTAAACCAAATCAATAACAAATTCCATGATACTACCCATGATTACCATGTCATTTGGGCAGTTGCATCACAAGATCGGCCAATTGAGAGAGTCCAGGATCAAATTGCCGAAAGAATAGGCCTTTCTAATGAAGGTTGGAAATCTAAGAGCCTTGATGAGAAAGCTGAAGACATCTTCAAG AGAGGGCTACCTCTTCCAACACAAGAAAATGGCTCTAAAGTCATTTTCACAACTCGTCGACTTGACGTGTGCTGTCAAATGCAACCGAACATGGATAATAATATCAGAGTGGAATGTTTACCACCAGGAGAAGCTTTCAAACTGTTCGAGGAGAAGGTTGGATCAAAAACCCTTCGAATGCATCCAGATATTTGCAAGTTAGCTGAAGCGGTTGTTGAAGAGTGTGCAGGGCTACCTCTCGCTCTCATTACAATTGGGCGAGCCATGGCATCCAAGAAGAGCCCTCGAGAATGGGAATATGCTATTGAAGTTTTAAGGCAATCAGCAGCCTCTGTGTTGCTAGGGGTAGGGAAAGAGATGTATCCCAAGTTAAAATTCAGTTATGACTGTTTACCTGATGAAAGGTTCAGATCTTGTTTCTTGTATTGTTCTTTGTATTCAGAAGATCATCACATCGTAAAAGACGAACTAGTAGATTGTTGGATCGGGGAAGGACTTTTGGACGAGCATGCCACTTTGAGCAGTGCCAGAAACCAGGGACATTTCATTATAGGTTCTCTTATTGACGCATGCTTATTGGAAAAAGGACATTATAATTATGGTGTTAAGATGCACGATGTGATTCGTGACATGACTTTGTGGATTGCTGGTGAATCTGAGAAGGAGAAGTTTTTTGTAAAATCAGGTGTTCAGTTAAAGGAACAACCGAATGCTAAAAAGTGGGAAGAGGTAACAAGAATGTCGCTGATGGATAATCAAATTGAAAATCTAACTAAGATATTGGAATGTCCCAATCTCCAAACTTTGTTTCTTGGCAGGAATGACTTGAAGGTAATCATGGatgatttctttaattctttgcCGATGCTAAGGGTTCTAGACTTGTCTTACAATAAGCATTTGAAAGAATTGCCGGTTGGAATTGCAAAGTTGGTTTCACTAGAACATCTCAATTTGTTAGGGACAGGAATAAGAAAGTTGCCAGTCGAATTGAAGGCCCTAGCAAAGCTGAAATATTTGAATCTGGAGTGGACGGTGATCTAA